A stretch of the Vigna radiata var. radiata cultivar VC1973A chromosome 7, Vradiata_ver6, whole genome shotgun sequence genome encodes the following:
- the LOC106768635 gene encoding BTB/POZ domain-containing protein NPY4, which produces MKFMKLGSKPDSFQNDGDNIRYVATELATDIVVNVGNVKFYLHKFPLLSKSARIQKVVTNSSEENNDEVHIQDIPGGPAAFEICAKFCYGMTVTLNAYNVVAARCAAEYLEMHETVEKGNLIYKIEVFLNSSIFRSWKDSIIVLQTTKSLLPWSEELKVVSHAIDSVATKASIDTSKVEWSYTYNRKKLPSENSNDTQFNSVRKQHLVPKDWWVEDLCELHLDLYERIITTIITKGNVSGAVIGESLNAYASRRMPGFTKGVIQGGDTVKNRLLLETIIRLLPMDVGSVSFSFLVKLLRVAILLECEELERSELIRRIGMCLEEAKVSDLLIRAPDGDTIFDVDIVQRLVEEFVACDQHVQLDSLLEDEFQEIRSPGIVSDTSKAKVAKLVDGYLAEIARDPNLPLSNFVNLAELVSSFPRTSHDGLYRAIDMYLKEHPGISKSERKRICRLMNCKKLSAEACMHAVQNERLPMRVVVQVLFFEQLRATASSGGNSTPDHSGSIRALLPGGSHGSSRSTITNTEEEWDAVGTVEDIKSLKGNNKGNAENVSASKMKSLMSKKIMSKIWSSKERSGELTSSDTSESPASTVVEETKSTPSRSRRHSVS; this is translated from the exons ATGAAGTTTATGAAACTTGGATCTAAACCAGATTCTTTTCAGAATGATGGTGATAATATCAG GTATGTGGCAACTGAGTTGGCAACTGACATAGTAGTTAATGTTGGAAATGTCAAATTTTATCTCCATAAG TTTCCTCTTTTGTCGAAAAGTGCACGCATCCAAAAGGTGGTTACAAACTCTAGTGAGGAAAACAATGATGAAGTCCATATCCAAGACATTCCTGGCGGACCTGCTGCTTTTGAAATATGTGCCAAGTTCTGTTATGGTATGACAGTCACTCTGAATGCATACAATGTGGTTGCAGCTCGCTGTGCAGCGGAATATCTTGAGATGCATGAAACTGTTGAGAAAGGAAATCTTATCTATAAGATTGAAGTCTTCCTCAACTCTAGCATTTTCAGGAGTTGGAAGGACTCGATTATTGTTCTTCAAACTACCAAGTCTCTTCTTCCATGGTCTGAGGAACTTAAAGTAGTGAGCCATGCCATTGACTCTGTAGCTACCAAGGCTTCAATTGATACATCAAAGGTGGAGTGGTCATATACCTATAACAGGAAAAAGCTACCATCTGAAAATAGTAATGATACTCAGTTCAATAGTGTGAGGAAACAGCATTTGGTTCCAAAGGACTGGTGGGTGGAGGACCTTTGTGAGCTCCACCTTGATCTGTATGAACGGATTATAACAACAATTATAACCAAAGGAAATGTTTCTGGTGCTGTAATTGGAGAATCTCTAAATGCTTATGCCTCAAGAAGGATGCCTGGCTTCACCAAGGGTGTGATCCAGGGCGGAGATACTGTCAAGAATAGATTATTATTGGAGACCATAATTCGATTATTACCCATGGACGTGGGCAGTGTCTCTTTCAGTTTCTTGGTGAAGTTGCTAAGGGTTGCTATTCTGTTGGAATGTGAAGAGTTGGAGAGATCTGAACTGATTAGAAGAATAGGTATGTGCCTTGAAGAGGCCAAGGTGTCTGATTTATTAATTCGGGCACCAGACGGTGACACAATTTTTGATGTTGATATTGTGCAAAGGCTAGTAGAAGAGTTTGTAGCATGTGACCAACATGTTCAGTTGGATTCTCTGTTGGAAGATGAATTTCAGGAGATCAGAAGCCCCGGGATTGTATCGGATACTTCAAAGGCTAAGGTGGCAAAACTGGTCGATGGCTACCTTGCTGAGATTGCTCGTGATCCAAATTTAcctctttcaaattttgttaatcttGCTGAACTAGTATCAAGCTTTCCTAGGACATCTCATGATGGCCTTTATCGTGCCATTGACATGTATTTAAAG GAGCATCCTGGAATTAGTAAGAGCGAAAGGAAAAGAATATGTAGGTTGATGAACTGCAAGAAGTTGTCTGCAGAGGCTTGCATGCATGCTGTGCAGAACGAGCGGCTTCCCATGCGTGTTGTTGTGCAGGTTCTTTTCTTTGAGCAGCTGAGAGCTACAGCATCTTCAGGAGGCAACAGCACACCAGATCATTCCGGGTCTATCAGGGCCTTACTTCCCGGTGGATCACATGGGAGCTCAAGGTCTACTATTACAAACACAGAAGAAGAATGGGATGCTGTGGGAACAGTTGAAGACATAAAATCTCTGAAAGGAAACAACAAAGGCAACGCTGAGAATGTTTCTGCTAGTAAAATGAAAAGTCTGATGTCAAAGAAGATAATGTCAAAGATTTGGTCAAGCAAAGAAAGAAGTGGTGAGCTAACTAGTTCTGATACATCAGAAAGTCCTGCTTCCACTGTTGTAGAGGAAACAAAATCTACCCCATCTAGAAGCAGGAGGCATTCGGTATCTTAG